A portion of the Corynebacterium rouxii genome contains these proteins:
- the betT gene encoding choline BCCT transporter BetT — protein sequence MKEDAHTDGDVSSVDASTSHGGKMQGVREAAPKVLVGSYKAGAGGVSSAGFAGANDIPEPTTNWPVFSASAVGIIALTLWAFFARDKAAAALGAVTEWISTNLGWFYILTATVVIVFVIGVAVTRTGSIRLGPDHSRPQFKLFSWSAMLFAAGIGVDLMFFSVAEPVAQYYGPPVGQGETREAAEQAVVWALFHYGMTGWALYCLMGMAFGYYAYRLNMPLAIRSALYPLIGKRIHGAVGNCVDIAAMLGTVFGIAASLGIGVVQLNYGMKVLFGVEEGPIWQIILVVVSVAVATLSAVSGVDKGIKVLSEINVLLAIALMVYVVIAGKTAFLLDGLVMNIGDYVSSLPGMTMDTYAFSDDPEHTKAWLGAWTLFFWAWWVAWAPFVGLFLARISRGRTLRQFVFGTLSIPFLFIVLWMSFFGNSALAIVRGGNDAFGHEAAANPQSGFYDLLATYPGAIFLVGLATMIGLLLYITSADSGALVMSNFTSTTHHSSQDGPVWSRIFWAVVVGTLTIVMLQLDGIATVQSATVVMGLPFTIVIYLVMAGLVRCFRLEQTQKDARVVSVHAAMSGRSAIGEQQGHSISWRRRLSRANTWPSAVKTQAYITNVAAPALTQVAEELCHKGINARLVTTESQEVEGLDLIVEMGSEQNFRYQLLPVRNPVPQFTRKANASEKETYYRLEVCDLTGSLGYDVYGYTQEQLIDNVLDLYERHLEFLHMHSDLPGSSDLSDGATPPLFS from the coding sequence GTGAAAGAAGATGCTCACACAGACGGTGACGTGTCCTCGGTGGACGCATCAACCTCACATGGGGGTAAAATGCAGGGGGTAAGGGAAGCTGCACCAAAAGTTTTGGTCGGTTCATATAAAGCCGGTGCGGGGGGAGTTTCGAGTGCTGGTTTCGCGGGTGCCAACGACATCCCCGAACCCACTACAAACTGGCCAGTTTTCAGTGCATCCGCAGTAGGTATTATCGCACTGACACTCTGGGCATTCTTCGCCCGTGACAAGGCTGCTGCAGCCCTTGGTGCTGTCACCGAGTGGATCTCCACCAACTTGGGCTGGTTCTATATCCTCACCGCCACTGTGGTGATCGTCTTTGTTATCGGTGTTGCTGTCACTAGAACTGGCAGTATCCGTCTAGGGCCCGATCACTCCCGCCCACAGTTTAAACTTTTCTCGTGGTCGGCCATGCTGTTCGCCGCCGGTATTGGCGTGGACCTTATGTTCTTCTCAGTCGCGGAACCGGTGGCCCAGTACTATGGCCCGCCAGTCGGGCAAGGTGAAACCCGCGAGGCTGCCGAACAAGCCGTGGTGTGGGCACTGTTCCACTACGGCATGACCGGGTGGGCACTGTATTGCTTAATGGGCATGGCTTTTGGTTACTACGCCTACCGTTTAAATATGCCACTGGCTATCCGGTCGGCGCTATATCCGTTGATTGGCAAGCGCATTCACGGTGCTGTGGGTAACTGCGTAGACATCGCTGCCATGCTCGGTACCGTCTTCGGTATTGCAGCCTCGTTGGGTATCGGCGTGGTGCAGCTGAATTACGGCATGAAAGTACTCTTTGGGGTAGAAGAAGGCCCTATCTGGCAGATCATCCTTGTGGTGGTATCAGTGGCCGTCGCAACGCTTTCTGCGGTATCCGGCGTCGATAAGGGCATTAAGGTGCTTAGTGAAATCAACGTTTTGCTCGCCATAGCCCTCATGGTCTACGTGGTCATTGCAGGTAAAACCGCATTTTTGCTTGACGGTCTTGTGATGAACATCGGCGACTACGTGTCCTCCCTACCAGGGATGACCATGGATACCTACGCGTTTTCCGACGATCCAGAGCACACCAAGGCATGGTTGGGTGCGTGGACCCTCTTTTTCTGGGCATGGTGGGTGGCATGGGCGCCGTTCGTGGGTTTGTTCCTCGCCCGCATCTCTCGCGGACGCACCCTGCGCCAATTCGTGTTCGGTACCTTGAGCATCCCATTCCTGTTCATCGTGCTGTGGATGAGCTTCTTTGGTAACTCGGCACTTGCCATCGTGCGCGGCGGCAACGACGCTTTTGGTCACGAGGCTGCCGCTAACCCCCAGAGTGGCTTCTATGATCTACTAGCTACCTACCCAGGGGCGATATTCCTTGTGGGACTGGCCACCATGATCGGCCTGTTGCTGTATATTACCTCCGCCGACTCCGGCGCGCTGGTGATGAGTAACTTCACTTCCACTACCCACCACAGCAGTCAAGATGGCCCAGTATGGTCTCGAATCTTCTGGGCTGTGGTTGTTGGTACGCTCACTATTGTGATGCTGCAGCTCGACGGTATTGCCACCGTCCAGTCGGCCACCGTGGTTATGGGACTGCCGTTTACCATCGTGATCTATCTGGTCATGGCCGGTTTGGTGCGCTGCTTTCGATTGGAGCAAACCCAAAAAGATGCTCGCGTGGTGTCGGTTCACGCTGCTATGTCGGGGCGTAGCGCCATCGGTGAACAGCAGGGACACTCTATTTCGTGGCGCCGTCGCCTTAGTCGTGCCAACACATGGCCAAGTGCGGTTAAGACGCAGGCGTACATTACCAATGTGGCAGCACCGGCACTCACGCAGGTTGCAGAGGAATTGTGCCATAAGGGGATTAATGCACGATTGGTTACCACGGAGTCGCAGGAGGTTGAGGGCTTGGACCTGATCGTGGAGATGGGCTCTGAGCAAAACTTCCGCTACCAGCTGCTACCAGTGCGCAATCCCGTGCCGCAGTTCACCCGTAAGGCCAATGCCTCGGAGAAGGAAACCTACTACCGCCTTGAGGTGTGTGACCTTACAGGTTCTTTGGGGTACGACGTCTACGGCTATACCCAGGAGCAGCTCATCGACAACGTGCTGGATTTGTACGAGCGTCACCTCGAATTCCTGCACATGCATAGTGATCTGCCGGGGTCCTCGGATCTTAGCGACGGTGCAACTCCGCCGTTGTTCTCCTAA
- a CDS encoding helix-turn-helix domain-containing protein: MASTAHHHRRIPVFDSIYAQAQQLEPLDIEASAMGIRQADGTFSPLPDAIQNILSSVLDSLVRGETIGLYKIPDELTSTSAAELLEISRPTLMKWVREGKINSFKIGSHNRFYRKDVLRLKEKRRQEQLQAFTTLRALDQESHIED, encoded by the coding sequence ATGGCGTCCACAGCACATCACCACCGACGCATCCCGGTATTCGATTCTATATATGCGCAAGCCCAGCAACTCGAACCATTAGATATAGAAGCCAGCGCTATGGGCATCCGCCAAGCCGATGGAACCTTTTCACCACTTCCGGATGCTATCCAAAACATTCTGAGTTCAGTCTTGGACTCACTCGTGAGAGGAGAAACTATCGGTCTATACAAAATCCCGGATGAACTCACTAGTACTTCTGCTGCAGAACTACTCGAAATATCACGTCCCACGCTAATGAAATGGGTGCGAGAAGGGAAAATCAACAGTTTTAAAATTGGTTCGCATAACCGCTTTTACCGAAAAGACGTGCTCCGATTAAAAGAGAAGAGACGCCAAGAACAACTGCAAGCTTTCACAACACTGCGCGCATTGGATCAAGAGTCTCACATCGAAGATTAA
- the betA gene encoding choline dehydrogenase produces the protein MSLRNRLRTSISKHDTDGEFIQDRTRDVVIVGGGSAGSVLANRLSEDPDTSVMVLEAGRSDSLWDLFIHMPAAFSFPIGNKYYDWAYESEPEPHMNGRRIYHARGKVLGGSSSINGMIFQRGNPMDYEKWGALPGMQNWDFKHVLPYFNKMETALGADANDPRRGHTGPLKLTRGPATTPLFQAFFRSVQEAGYNLTNDVNGYRQEGFAPFDRNILKGKRLSAARAYLHPVMDRTNLEVRTRAFTTRILFNEAGTQATGVEYEWKGKKRRVIAKKVILCGGAFNTPQLLQISGVGDREVLEKAGVDVVKHLPGVGANLQDHLEVYVQYNVTKPVSVQPNYKMTRRPFIGLQWLLTKKGPVASSHFEAGGFARSNDDEAYPNLMFHFLPMAIRYDGTQPEGDHGFQFHVGPMYSDTLGHVHITSPDPKAKPEIIFNYLATEQDRREWVEAVRVSRRLLDTDAMKEYTDGEISPGADVQSDEEILEWVRNDAETALHPSCTAKMGSADDAMAVVDPESMQVHGIDGLYVCDASAMPIITNGNIYAPVIMMAEKAADLIKGIKPLAPIDVPFYKAKQGMPLYAEGEKVRDHTKAIPGACH, from the coding sequence ATGAGTCTACGAAACCGACTCCGCACCTCAATTTCTAAGCACGATACAGACGGCGAATTTATTCAAGACCGGACACGCGATGTGGTTATCGTGGGTGGCGGTTCCGCCGGATCCGTGCTTGCCAATCGCCTCTCGGAAGACCCCGACACAAGTGTGATGGTGCTGGAAGCCGGTCGCTCCGACTCACTGTGGGACTTGTTCATCCATATGCCCGCAGCATTCTCCTTCCCCATCGGCAATAAGTACTACGACTGGGCTTACGAGTCCGAACCAGAACCACACATGAACGGCCGTCGCATCTACCATGCCCGCGGCAAGGTTCTCGGCGGATCTAGCTCCATCAATGGCATGATTTTCCAGCGTGGTAACCCCATGGATTACGAGAAGTGGGGCGCGCTGCCAGGTATGCAGAACTGGGACTTCAAGCACGTGCTGCCGTACTTCAACAAGATGGAAACAGCATTGGGTGCCGATGCTAACGATCCCCGTCGCGGCCACACCGGCCCACTGAAGCTGACTCGTGGCCCAGCTACTACCCCACTGTTCCAAGCATTCTTCCGTTCCGTTCAAGAGGCCGGCTACAACCTCACTAACGACGTCAACGGTTACCGCCAAGAGGGTTTTGCCCCCTTTGACCGCAACATTTTGAAGGGCAAGCGCCTTTCTGCCGCTCGCGCTTATTTGCACCCAGTTATGGATCGCACCAACCTTGAGGTGCGCACCCGTGCATTCACCACTCGTATCTTGTTCAACGAAGCTGGCACGCAGGCCACCGGTGTTGAGTATGAGTGGAAGGGTAAGAAACGTCGCGTGATAGCCAAGAAGGTTATCTTGTGTGGCGGTGCATTTAATACTCCACAGTTATTGCAGATCAGTGGTGTGGGTGATCGTGAGGTTTTGGAAAAGGCTGGCGTTGATGTGGTCAAACATCTGCCAGGCGTAGGCGCTAACTTGCAGGATCACTTGGAGGTTTATGTTCAGTACAACGTGACCAAGCCAGTGTCGGTGCAGCCGAACTACAAGATGACGCGTCGTCCGTTTATCGGCTTGCAGTGGTTGCTCACCAAGAAAGGCCCTGTAGCTTCCTCCCACTTTGAGGCTGGCGGCTTCGCACGTTCGAATGACGATGAGGCCTACCCGAACTTAATGTTCCACTTCCTGCCGATGGCGATTCGTTACGACGGCACCCAACCGGAAGGCGATCACGGTTTCCAGTTCCACGTCGGCCCCATGTACTCCGACACCTTGGGGCATGTGCACATTACCTCGCCAGACCCTAAGGCCAAGCCGGAGATTATCTTCAACTATCTGGCCACTGAGCAGGATCGTCGCGAGTGGGTTGAGGCCGTGCGCGTTTCGCGTCGTTTGCTCGACACGGATGCCATGAAGGAGTACACCGACGGCGAGATTTCTCCCGGCGCGGACGTGCAGAGCGATGAGGAGATCTTGGAGTGGGTGCGTAACGACGCTGAAACCGCTCTGCACCCTTCGTGTACCGCAAAGATGGGGTCGGCTGACGACGCTATGGCTGTAGTAGATCCAGAAAGCATGCAAGTCCACGGTATCGATGGCTTGTATGTGTGCGATGCTTCTGCAATGCCGATTATTACTAACGGCAACATCTATGCACCTGTGATCATGATGGCAGAAAAGGCTGCCGATCTGATTAAGGGCATTAAGCCGCTGGCACCTATCGACGTTCCGTTCTACAAGGCGAAGCAGGGCATGCCGCTGTACGCCGAGGGCGAGAAAGTTCGCGATCACACGAAGGCCATCCCTGGCGCCTGCCACTAA
- a CDS encoding aldehyde dehydrogenase family protein: protein MTTSNAVFDPQKSELLAGCFSDSNKPATLYINGMWQPAGSGEVRTITNPADGSVVGTVSEAGEQDTERAIAVARETFDRGEWSTVPAVERGKILLKVGALLREYKDEFARAESADTGKRLAESELDMDDIANAFDYFGTLAQHEAGRVVDPGDPNVRSRIDVEPVGVCGLITPWNYPLLQVSWKVAPALAAGNTFVLKQAELTPHTAMMLMTLLERAGVPAGVANLITGAGANCGNPLSTSPLVDMVSFTGGLVTGRLIARNASETVKRVALELGGKNPNVIFADADFDAAVDNALNGAFVHSGQVCSAGSRIVVEESIHDRFVEELTRRAAQIKLGGPLDTAAETGPLISLEHRDKVDAYVVAAKEQGATITTGGRVADAGDNDGSHATGNTDLAAGAFYLPTIIDNCTRDMDCVHDEAFGPTVTVETFRTEEEAIAIANDTEYGLAGAVWTQDAGKAERVARKLRHGTIWINDFHPYLPQAEWGGMKQSGNGRELGPTGLAEYQEHKHVYQNIAPAVTGWFAG from the coding sequence ATGACCACATCGAACGCAGTATTTGATCCCCAGAAGTCTGAGCTTCTTGCTGGCTGCTTTAGCGATTCCAACAAGCCTGCCACCTTATATATCAATGGCATGTGGCAGCCTGCCGGTAGCGGTGAGGTGCGCACGATTACTAATCCTGCCGACGGCAGCGTGGTGGGTACCGTTTCGGAAGCGGGGGAGCAGGATACTGAGCGTGCGATTGCGGTAGCTCGTGAGACGTTTGATCGCGGTGAGTGGTCGACGGTGCCTGCAGTAGAGCGCGGCAAGATTTTGCTCAAGGTGGGTGCGTTGCTGCGTGAGTATAAGGATGAGTTTGCGCGCGCGGAGTCCGCTGATACTGGTAAGCGCTTGGCGGAATCTGAGCTGGATATGGATGATATCGCCAATGCTTTTGATTACTTTGGCACCCTCGCCCAGCACGAGGCGGGTCGCGTGGTTGATCCAGGTGATCCAAACGTTCGCTCGCGTATCGACGTCGAACCGGTTGGTGTGTGCGGTTTGATTACGCCATGGAATTACCCATTGCTGCAGGTTTCGTGGAAGGTGGCTCCGGCGCTAGCTGCTGGTAACACCTTTGTGCTGAAGCAAGCGGAGCTTACGCCGCATACAGCCATGATGTTGATGACCCTATTGGAGCGTGCGGGCGTTCCAGCTGGTGTGGCTAACTTGATTACGGGTGCTGGTGCTAATTGTGGCAATCCGTTGTCTACCAGCCCGTTGGTAGACATGGTGTCTTTTACCGGTGGTCTGGTCACCGGCCGTTTGATTGCGCGCAATGCATCTGAAACCGTGAAGCGAGTTGCTCTCGAATTAGGCGGCAAGAACCCGAACGTGATCTTTGCAGATGCGGACTTTGATGCTGCCGTAGATAACGCACTCAACGGTGCTTTTGTACACTCCGGTCAGGTCTGCTCGGCAGGTTCGCGCATTGTGGTGGAAGAGTCCATCCATGACCGCTTTGTGGAGGAACTTACTCGCCGCGCTGCTCAGATTAAGCTCGGCGGTCCTCTCGACACCGCCGCTGAAACTGGCCCATTGATCTCCCTTGAGCATCGGGATAAGGTGGATGCATATGTGGTCGCCGCCAAGGAGCAGGGGGCTACGATCACCACTGGTGGTCGTGTTGCTGATGCCGGCGACAATGATGGATCGCACGCCACCGGAAACACCGATCTGGCAGCCGGCGCTTTCTACTTGCCGACGATCATCGACAACTGCACCCGCGACATGGATTGTGTGCACGATGAAGCATTTGGCCCAACCGTGACTGTGGAAACCTTCCGTACTGAGGAAGAAGCCATCGCCATTGCCAACGACACCGAATATGGTTTGGCTGGCGCCGTGTGGACCCAGGACGCTGGAAAGGCGGAGCGTGTTGCCCGCAAGCTGCGCCATGGCACCATCTGGATCAACGACTTCCACCCTTACCTGCCGCAGGCTGAGTGGGGTGGCATGAAGCAGTCCGGTAATGGTCGCGAGCTAGGCCCTACCGGTTTGGCTGAGTACCAAGAGCACAAGCACGTCTACCAGAACATCGCTCCTGCCGTGACTGGATGGTTTGCCGGTTAA
- a CDS encoding phosphatase PAP2 family protein: protein MISLRSEWLTSLVVPFTLAFAPRYVLLYSALWSAWRARHNPPLQAAFPLLAVGFAVSLSPVLKTLIGRERPPIAEQLLYHFNPSMPSGHAVAAFALATVISYLSTRTWVQQLAWCVTVLVALSRLYVGVHWLSDVLVGGAIGVIAVWLIWSICHFNQPNSA, encoded by the coding sequence ATGATCTCACTACGTTCGGAGTGGTTGACCTCCCTCGTTGTACCCTTCACTTTGGCATTCGCGCCGCGTTACGTCCTGTTGTACTCCGCACTGTGGTCTGCGTGGCGCGCTCGCCATAACCCACCGCTACAAGCAGCATTTCCCCTGTTAGCGGTGGGTTTTGCGGTGTCTCTTAGTCCAGTGCTTAAAACACTCATCGGCCGCGAACGCCCGCCGATCGCCGAGCAGTTGCTGTACCACTTCAATCCATCGATGCCCTCCGGCCATGCGGTGGCAGCCTTTGCCCTTGCCACGGTTATTTCTTATCTCTCAACACGCACTTGGGTGCAGCAACTGGCGTGGTGTGTAACGGTGCTTGTGGCGCTTAGCAGGCTTTATGTTGGGGTGCATTGGCTTAGCGACGTCCTCGTCGGTGGCGCAATTGGGGTTATTGCAGTGTGGTTAATTTGGTCTATTTGCCACTTCAATCAGCCTAATTCAGCATAA
- a CDS encoding glycosyltransferase — MLTMSKAVESLQRFLMPKAGEPHDVRMLYLIESEHNNGRAMWNDRHSVAISAGNEVSFQTYFNAFPASYWRRWTQLDNVILRVEVTGTARVDVFRTKIDGASYAEQGQVVSDGVVEFDLSLAPFEDGGWLWFYVTAETDVTFKAGWYAAQAPQPQVMPDGSQVGPFDKRVTVGIPTFNRPTDAVAALTALAEDPEVDAVIDAVIMPDQGNKHPADEPGYKEATEHFGDRFFEFRQGNLGGSGGYSRIMYEALGGVDGTKPAGAAQSPYILYMDDDIAIEPDSVLRALQVARYAKSPILVGGQMLSLQERSHLHSMGEVVDRNIFMWTSAPFVHYDHDFAKYPLSDRPSPDAPSDRPKTEDLHRRIDVDYNGWWMCMIPRVVAEEIGQPLPLFIKWDDAEYGLRAGNAGFATATWPGVAIWHLAWSDKDDAIDWQAYFHLRNRLIVGAIENGNPAGMVRSMQKATLKHLLCLEYSTVAVQNEAMKDFLAGPSHLFDILETSLPRINALRKNYSDAVVLPSAADLPRPSGAPGVPTVYNLSGPLAAVKKVGWLFKGIKHTLSKENPQHHDVPQANLAPINARWFSLSRLDGATVSTADGRGVVYRKRDRAQAKALLQESYRLQKEVAANFDRLREEYRAAHKELTSREAWAKIFEEPQGAEES; from the coding sequence ATGCTTACCATGAGTAAAGCAGTCGAATCACTGCAGCGCTTCCTGATGCCTAAAGCAGGAGAGCCGCACGACGTCCGCATGCTCTACCTGATTGAGTCTGAGCACAACAATGGCCGCGCCATGTGGAACGACCGCCACTCCGTTGCTATCTCTGCTGGCAACGAAGTGAGCTTTCAAACGTACTTCAATGCGTTCCCTGCTAGCTACTGGCGTCGTTGGACACAGCTGGACAACGTAATCCTGCGCGTAGAGGTCACGGGTACTGCCCGTGTGGATGTGTTCCGCACCAAGATCGACGGGGCGTCGTACGCCGAGCAAGGCCAAGTGGTCAGCGATGGCGTTGTAGAATTCGACCTGAGCTTGGCTCCTTTCGAGGACGGTGGCTGGCTGTGGTTCTACGTCACCGCAGAAACCGACGTCACCTTCAAGGCCGGTTGGTACGCTGCACAGGCACCGCAGCCACAGGTCATGCCAGATGGCAGCCAGGTGGGACCTTTTGATAAGCGCGTGACGGTGGGTATCCCTACCTTCAACCGCCCAACCGACGCTGTTGCCGCGTTGACAGCGCTGGCAGAAGACCCAGAAGTCGACGCTGTGATCGACGCTGTGATCATGCCCGACCAGGGCAACAAGCACCCAGCAGATGAACCGGGCTACAAGGAAGCAACCGAGCACTTCGGTGATCGTTTCTTCGAGTTCCGCCAAGGCAATCTCGGTGGTTCCGGCGGCTACTCCCGCATTATGTATGAAGCGCTCGGTGGCGTGGATGGCACCAAGCCAGCCGGTGCCGCACAGTCGCCTTACATCCTGTACATGGATGACGACATCGCCATCGAGCCGGACTCCGTCCTGCGTGCACTTCAGGTAGCTCGTTACGCCAAGAGCCCTATCTTGGTCGGTGGTCAAATGCTCAGCCTGCAGGAACGCAGCCACCTGCACTCCATGGGTGAGGTTGTGGACCGCAACATCTTCATGTGGACCTCCGCACCATTCGTGCACTACGACCACGACTTTGCCAAGTACCCCTTGAGCGATCGCCCAAGCCCCGATGCTCCAAGCGATCGTCCTAAGACTGAGGACCTGCACCGCCGTATAGACGTTGACTACAACGGCTGGTGGATGTGCATGATCCCACGCGTGGTTGCCGAGGAGATCGGCCAACCACTGCCACTGTTTATCAAGTGGGATGACGCTGAATACGGCCTGCGCGCCGGCAATGCCGGATTCGCCACCGCCACCTGGCCTGGTGTGGCTATCTGGCACCTCGCATGGTCGGATAAGGACGATGCCATCGACTGGCAGGCCTACTTCCACCTGCGCAACCGACTGATCGTTGGTGCTATCGAAAACGGCAACCCAGCCGGCATGGTGCGATCCATGCAAAAGGCCACCCTCAAGCACCTCCTGTGCTTGGAGTATTCCACGGTCGCTGTTCAAAACGAGGCAATGAAAGACTTCCTCGCAGGACCATCGCATCTTTTCGACATCCTTGAAACCTCCCTGCCACGCATTAATGCGCTGCGCAAGAACTACTCGGATGCCGTCGTGTTGCCCAGTGCCGCTGATTTGCCACGGCCTTCCGGCGCGCCGGGTGTGCCGACGGTGTACAACCTGAGTGGTCCGTTGGCTGCGGTAAAGAAGGTTGGCTGGTTGTTCAAGGGCATTAAGCACACCTTGTCTAAGGAGAATCCACAACACCACGATGTACCACAGGCTAACTTGGCTCCGATTAACGCGCGGTGGTTTAGCTTGTCACGTCTCGACGGTGCCACGGTGTCGACTGCCGATGGACGCGGGGTTGTCTACCGCAAGCGTGACCGTGCTCAGGCCAAGGCACTTTTGCAGGAGTCGTACCGCCTGCAAAAGGAGGTCGCTGCGAACTTCGATCGCCTGCGTGAGGAGTACCGTGCGGCTCACAAGGAGCTGACCAGCCGTGAGGCGTGGGCGAAGATTTTCGAGGAACCACAAGGGGCTGAGGAGTCCTAG
- a CDS encoding phosphatase PAP2 family protein yields the protein MKEADILVEVQKHLATPGVLATARGLSHFGEHALGWMGMGALGALIDAPRRGQWVRLVAAAFVSHAISVVVKRIVRRKRPHDPRIKIGVGTPSKLSFPSSHATSTSAALVSLARITRNPLPLLGIPVMMVSRMVLGVHYPTDVATGALVGAVTAEAIARTGKVK from the coding sequence GTGAAAGAAGCAGACATACTTGTAGAGGTGCAAAAACACCTTGCTACCCCAGGCGTGTTGGCTACGGCTCGCGGTTTGAGTCATTTTGGTGAGCATGCCTTGGGTTGGATGGGCATGGGTGCGCTGGGCGCGCTTATCGACGCCCCCCGTCGTGGGCAGTGGGTTCGTCTCGTTGCAGCCGCCTTTGTGAGCCACGCCATAAGTGTGGTGGTAAAGCGAATCGTGAGACGTAAACGCCCTCACGATCCACGCATCAAAATCGGTGTCGGAACCCCGTCCAAGCTGAGTTTTCCCAGCTCACATGCGACGTCGACAAGCGCTGCGCTGGTGAGCCTCGCACGAATCACCCGCAACCCACTGCCGCTGCTGGGTATCCCTGTGATGATGGTGTCGCGTATGGTTCTCGGAGTACATTATCCGACCGACGTGGCCACCGGCGCTCTAGTAGGTGCGGTCACTGCAGAAGCAATTGCACGAACTGGGAAGGTGAAATGA